The Chryseolinea soli nucleotide sequence GACAAGGATGATCCGATAAAGGCGTGACCCAAAGTGGAAATCATGAAAATCAGAGGGACCTGGACACATGTAACTTTTTCTAAAAGGAAGCGCCTCCTAAACCCGGTTTGACGCTTTGCTGGCTTTTACTTTTCGCGCCATACTGATTACCTTTCGACACTCAAATACAACAGGATCACCCCCATGAAACCAGGACGCCTACTCATCCTCTTTTCCCTTATCCTTCTAGCATGCAGTTCCGGTAAACAGGCCTATGAGCGCGGCGACTACTACGGCGCGGTCATGAAGGCCGTGCAGCGCTTGCGACAAAATCCCGACCATTCGAAATCCCTGGAAACGCTGAAGAGCGCATATCCCCTGGCGGTGGAATATTTCGAGACGGAAGCCAACAACCAGATCGCCTCTAACTCGGCCTTCAAGTGGAAGAACGCCATTCAATCCTACGACCAGATCAACAATCTGTACGAGGCCGTGCGGCAATGTCCCGGTTGCAAGAAGGCAGTGTCCAATCCCAAAAACTACTATGCCGAGATCGGTCCGCTAAAAGAAAAGGCCGCCGATGAAAGCTACAATGCCGGCATCGAAGCGCTGATGAAAGGTGAACGCAACGAAGCCAAAAAAGCCTTCTTCAATTTCTCGGACGCGCAAGTGTTTGTGCCCGGCTACAAAGACGTGGTCGAATACCTGGACAAGGCCAAATTTGAAGCCACGCTGAAGGTGATCATCGAACAAATTCCCGTGCCGGCGCGCTACAACCTGAGCGGAGGGTTCTTCCAGGACAAAGTGGAAGAGTTTCTGCATAACAACTACACGGAAATGACCTTTATAAAATTCTATACTCCCGAAGAAGCTAAAGTTGCCCAGCTTCCCTATGCCGACCAGATCATCCGCATCCAATTCGATGACTTTTCAGTAGGCAATACGTTGATGAAGGAAAAAGAAGAGACCGTGAGCCGCGACAGCGTGAAGGTGGGCGAAACAAAAGTGAATGGCAAAATGGTTCCTGTCTACAACACCGTGAAAGCAAAGCTCACCACCTATCGCAAAGAACTTAGCTCCAACGGTCTGCTGAGCATGATCGTGGTTGATGCCAAGACCAACGGGGTGCTGACACACCGCAAGTTCCCGGGCGAGTATGTGTGGGTGAGCCAATGGGCACGCTTCAACGGCGACGAACGCGCCTTGAGCGACGAACAACTGCGCACGTGCCGGCTGAAAGAGCTCCAACCTCCCGGCCCGCAAGACCTGTTCCTGGAATTCACCAAACCGATCTATAACCAACTGATCCCGTCCGTGAAAAACTTTTACCAGAGCTATTGATCGCCGCCAAGAAAGCAGGAATATATTGATCGTGATAGCCCGGCCGTTATGACCGGGCTTTTTTGTTGGCGCCGCCTTTCGGCGAATGAGAAATCAGGCTTGGGTGGGTGTTTGAACGCTGGATCATTCCTTCGGGCACCCCTTTTGGGTTATGGCCGTGAGCGGTCGGTCTTTTAATCGAGGGAAATGTAGCCTGTCCGACACTTCGGGAGAACCGGGTAAACTATTTTATTCGTATCTAGGTTAAGTAAACAAATCCTATAAATATGCGATCCATCTTCATTTCACTGGCCTTTGTAGCCTTGTTCGCAGGGGTTTCTTGTGGTCAAAAAAACAAAAACACAAAGAAGACAATGACAAATCCTATTCAAACAGAAGGCCTGGAGCTTGCCACTTTCGGTTCCGGTTGCTTCTGGTGTACCGAAGCTGTTTTCCAAAATGTAGAAGGTGTCGAAAAAGTTGAATCCGGTTATTCAGGGGGCAAGGTAAAGAACCCGACCTACAAAGAAGTGTGCAGCGGTCTCACCGGCCACGCTGAAGTGATCCAACTTACCTACGACCCGAAAAAGGTGACCTACGACGAGTTGTTGGAGATCTTCTGGAAGACCCACGATCCGACCACCCTAAACCGACAGGGCAACGACGAAGGGCCGCAGTATCGCTCGGTGATCTTTTATCACAACGATGAACAAAAGCGATTGGCCGAATCTTATAAGGCAAAACTTATCCAGGAGCAAATATACGATCGTCCGATCGTCACGGAGATCACGCCTTTCAGTGTGTTCTACAAGGCCGAAGACTATCACCAAAACTACTACAACCTGAATGGTAACGCTCCCTACTGCTCGTATGTTATCCAACCCAAGGTTGAAAAGTTTAAGAAGGTGTTTAAAGACAAATTGAAAAAAGAATAAATTTTTTTTCGATCCGTGAAACCTACAGCCATGAGTAGCGTTAGTATTCTTGAGTAGAGTAATTCTTCTCATAGGTTTAGGTTTAGGTAACAAAAAAGCCCAGAGACGCTGGGCTTTTTTGCATTTATACCGTTGTGTAAATTCCTTCTTAAATTTTCCTTAAAGCGAAAGCTTAATCAACCACAGAATATTTCCTTCTACACAGATTCTTCCTTCTTTTCTTTCTTATCCTTGTATGATTCACCCTCTTTCTTTTCCAGCGTGTGCAGTTGCTGGTTCAGCAGGTCGATGCGAATGAGGAGATTGAGCACGAGCGCGTCTTTCACTTTCTGGCTGGGATGCGCTTTCATTTCTTCTTTCAACACGCTGTACATCGCCTCGAGCTGTTGAAAATCTTGCGTGAAGCCATTCAGTCCTTCGTTTCTTTGAAACTCGTCGATGAGTTGTACTTTTTCAGAGATCTGGTTGATGTAGAAACGCTCGACATCCCTGAATTCGTTGGCTGCCACCTCGGAGACCGCGGGCTTTGCATTTGTTTTCTGGTAGAACAGATAACCCGACAGGGCCATGAACACCACGGCCGCGGCGCGCCAGAGCGTGAGCGAGTTCCAAACTGTCGTTCGTGAACCTTGCTGTGTGGCGGCATGGATGTTTTTCCACACCCGTTCAGACGGCTCCTTGTCGTCGAAGGCGGCGCGGTTCCGGTGTACAAAATCTTCCAGTTGATCTTTCATATGCGTGCTCGTTTTCGTTCTCTTCTCGATCCCTGATATAGGGTGTTATCTCAGGTGAACCTGGGTTAATAATTGTCTCAATTTACTTTTCGCGCGGTTGAGCTGCGATTTCGAAGTCGACTCCGTGATGCCCATGATCTCGGCGATCTCCTGGTGGTCGTAGCCTTCCAACAAATATAGCGAGAGCACGGACCGGTAGCCATCGGGCAACTGTTCGATACCCCGTTTCACCCGGTCAACCGTGAGTTCATTCCCATAGTCGGCGGGTGGCTCCTCCTCGGCAACATCCCATTTTTCGTCGTCGGGTATGGCTTCGTGCTTTTTCTTGTTCAGAGCGTTGATGGCCTTGTTCACCACGATGCGTTTCAACCAGGCGCCAAAGGTGGCGTCGCCACGGTAGCTATCGAGGTTGCGGAAGGCGTTGATGAAGGCCTCCTGGAGCACGTCCTCGGCCTCCTCCTCGCTTCGGGTGATGCGGTAGCCCACATTGTACATGGCCTTGGCATAGAGCTTATAAAGGCTATGCTGCGCCACGCTGTCGCCCGCCTTGCAACGCTCGATCAGGTCGTGGTGAATGTTTACTCCCGGTTGGTCCACAACGAAGACAGTCTTTTAGTTTTCAAAGACCAAGGTAAACAGAAATGGTTGCATGGAATGGCCGGAAAAATGGGTTGTCATTCCGGATTTGGCAGGGGATCGGCGTTTCTCACCAGCCCCTTTTCGGCGGCGATCCGGTGGAGCAGGGCCAGGGCCTCCTCCTTGTCGTTTCGGATCTCGCCTTCCAGAATGGCTTCCTTGATCTGCTCCTTGATGTCGCCGATGATGCGGCCGGGAGGCAGGTTATACATGGCCATGATCATGTCGCCGGTCACGGGCGGCTGGAAATTGCGGATGTTGTCCTTCTGCTCCACCTCGGCGATCTTCTGCTCCACGAGGTCAAAATTCTTCAGGAACCGGCCCACCTTTTCCATGTTCTTGGAAGTGATGTCGGCCCGGCACAGGGTCATGAGCGCGTCGATGTCGTTGCCCGCGTCGAAGAGCAAGCGGCGGATAGCGCTGTCGGTCACCTCCTTGGCCAATGGAATCGGGCGCAGGTGCAGACGCACGAGGTTCTGGACAAACAGCATGTGCTCGTTCATGGGCAGTTTGAGGCGCTTGAAAATGCCCGGGGTCATGCGCGCGCCACGGTCTTCATGGCCGTGAAAAGTCCAACCGTGGTCTTTGTCATAGCGCTTGGTGGCCGGCTTGGCGATGTCGTGTAGTATGGCCGCCCAGCGCAACCAGAGGTCACTGGATTCCTTGGCGACGTTGTCCAGCACCTGCAGGGTGTGGAAGAAATTATCCTTATGGGCGCGGTTCCCCACGTACTCTACACCGTGCAACGCCACCAGCTCGGGGAAGAACTGGTTGAGCAGGCCACTGTGAAAGAGCAGCTTGAAGCCGTATGATGGTATGGGGCTCAGAATGATCTTGTTAAGTTCGTCCGTAATGCGCTCCTGTGATACGATCTTGAGACGGGCCGCTTGGGTGGTGAGGGCCTGAAAGGTGTCGGCCTCGATGTCGTAATTCAGTTGGGAAGCAAAGCGGACGGCGCGCATCATGCGGAGCGGGTCGTCGGAGAAGGTGACCTCCGGGTCGAGCGGGGTGCGGATGCTTTTTTTGCGCATGTCTTCCTGGCCCCCAAACGGGTCGATGAGCTCGCCAAAATTCCGCTGGTTTAGGCTGATGGCCAGGGCGTTCATGGTGAAGTCGCGGCGCTTCTGGTCGTCGTCGAGGGTGCCGTCTTCCACGATAGGTTTGCGGGATTCGGCACGGTAGGATTCTTTGCGGGCCCCCACAAACTCCAGGTCCATGTTGTCGAACCGGATCTGGGCGGTGCCAAAGTTTTTATAGATGGCCACATGCACATCCGGGCCGAGGGCTTTGGCCACTTCCTGGGCCAGGGCGATACCACTGCCGATGCAGACGAAATCGATGTCTTTACTTGGACGCTTCAGAATGAGGTCACGGACATAGCCTCCCACCACGTAGGTATCCAGACCCAACCGGTCGGCTACAGCGCCGATGCGGCGGAATACGGGGTGATCGAGGGAGGTGGCCAGGTTCATTGTGCGTGAAAGTGTTTCGGTCAAAGTTAGCAAGCAAAAGTCCGATTTAACAAGCCTGCTTTTCAATTGCCTTCTTGATAAAAGAAATTGCTGGTCATCGTCGGCAGAAAGGCCGTAAACCACGGGGCAATTCCTTCGCAGGCGATAGAGAAATCATTTTTCAGTTTGAGGCATGTGGCACACCTCGTGCTGCGTCGCCAAAGTATCAACGACCAATGGCTCGTCGATCCATGGGTAGTTGTGATCGGGAAAGATAGATTGCCTCTGAAGTTTCGATCGATCGCTATCGGTTTGACATAGAGACCCGGTGATGGCCAATCGCCGTCATCATGCCAATAATAACGTACCGAATCACAGCCTTGCCGGGTCTATTTACCCTATATTCTTTTTGGGTAGCGTTGTTTGGTATTTCAAAAAAATAAAACGTTCTTAGCTATCGCCGGCCAATCCAACATGACCCTGATTGGGCAGAGCCAGCCAATTTGTATGTCATTTTAAAAACATTCCAACCATGCTTCCTAATTTTATGAAATTTCGTGACCTGTCCGGGGGTCTTTTGCTTGTTTTGATTTTTGCCATCGTTCTTGAAAGTTGCAAAGACGACGCCCCCGACCCGGTGGTGCCTGTAGTGGTCAATTTTCAAAGTAAGTCCGTGTCCGTCAATGAATCGAAAGTCGATGGCGAAGTCGTTACCCTTGCCTTGCAAGGGCCAGCCACAAGAGACCAGAATGTTAAAGTATCGATCAGTGATCACACGACTTCTTATGGGGACGACTATGTGACAGAGCCTGTTGCCGTTGGCGGTATGATCACTTTGCATGTTGCGAAAGGCGCGACAAATGCTTCCTTTAAAATCGTTCCAAAAGTGAATTCGGCTTTTGATGGAGACAAAGACGTGACCTTTTTCCTCACGGGAACCGATAGCGTTAGCGTTGTGGGCAATGCGGAATCGCGGGCAACCATTGTCGATGACGACTTGGTATTTTTTCTTCCCATGCTGGCATCGATTGCCGACAATTCTCATTTTTCGAATCAGATCTTGGAGGGCTCAGGTTCTTTTGTTCCCGGCACGACTGGCAAACCGGCCACGGCTTATCATTTGAATGGCTATTCCGATCGGATCATCGTAAAAAATGCGTCGGCGTTGGATAAAATTGAAAAGATAACCCTTGCAGCCTGGGTGAAGCCGGAATCCTTCTATGGTAATGGAAACAACGGAATCCTGGAAAAACCCTATCAAACGCACTCAGGCCCGACGTATCAATACAAACTCGGACTGACCGGCGACGAGTATCCGAACACAACGGCCACGTTCAACTTTGCGCTGTCACTGAATCTTCAATATAAAGTAGTGGTTTCGCCTGCCACATGGGTGACCGGACAATGGTATTTCGTCGTGGCGACTTATGATGGAGCGGCCATGTCGCTCTACGTGAACGGAGAACTTTCGATATCTCAACCCGCAACCGGGGTGATCAACCAGTTTGGCCAGAACCTGGTGATCGGCGAGACCTACAATATCTCGTCCTATACTCCAGGAAATTTTGGTGAAATGCGCATTTATAACCGTGCGTTGTCGGCTGCGGAGATCAAGGATCTCTATCAGCGCTAAAGGGGGGACCATTCCACCCCGATCCGTTCCAACAGACAAAAAAGGGTCCTTACGTTCTTCCTTTACGTGAAAAAATGGAAGGCATCAATGAATGGAATTCTATTCTTACAAATTTGACCAGCAAAAAGGAGAGCTTTCATAGAAGGCTCCCCAAAGCTTGTCAAGTAACGCTGACTCCACCCATTGATGGAATTTTATAGTTTCACCTGTGATAAAGGCAGATAGCTTTCATTAGGCGTCAATCATCATCGTTATCGTCTGCCAAGGGAATAACAAAAGCGGCCCGCTTGGGCCCTGGGAACGGGGTCTCCCCTTTCAACCCATGCCAAAGCACCTGATTAAATTCGATGTCGTTGTTTGAATCTTCCTTGTCGAAGGAGAACTGTTCAGACTTTTTCTGCCATTGATTGATCGCAACATTTTTTTCATCCAAACTTACTCTGGGTATGATAGCATGAAAAGAAAAAGGCGCAGGACTTGTATTGAAACAAGACCACATCGGGGTGGCCGCAGCGTCATATTGGGTCATGGGCTCCATGCCCAAGAGCAGCTCCATGGTTCTAAGCATTGACGCCGTTGTGTAAAGCGTGTGATCCACCACTTTTCTTTTGATATAACCTCCGGCAATGTAGGCGGTGCTGCGGTGCGCATCCACGTGATCGGCACCGTTCTGCGCATCATCCTCCACAATAAAGACTACGGTCTCATTCCAGATGGGGCTTTGTGAAAGTGTTTCTATAAACATCCCCACAGCCAGGTCATTGTCGGCCACGTGGGCATAGGGCGAGGGCCGGCCCAGGCGGACGCCTTCGGTGTGGTCGTTGCCAAACCGCACCGTGTTAAACTGCGGAAGCTTGTTGTTTTTTAGCAAGGACAAGAAATCTTTTTTCCAGACATAAAATCGCGTCGTGTCGCGGATCTCCAAGCTGTAGCTGGGGTAGGTCGGACAATTGTGGCCGGCCAGTATGGGAATCGTGGGGCGTTCGTGTTCCATGAACTCTCCATACGTTCGATACGAGATTCCGTATCGCGAACAATTGTTCCAGATAAAAC carries:
- the msrA gene encoding peptide-methionine (S)-S-oxide reductase MsrA — translated: MTNPIQTEGLELATFGSGCFWCTEAVFQNVEGVEKVESGYSGGKVKNPTYKEVCSGLTGHAEVIQLTYDPKKVTYDELLEIFWKTHDPTTLNRQGNDEGPQYRSVIFYHNDEQKRLAESYKAKLIQEQIYDRPIVTEITPFSVFYKAEDYHQNYYNLNGNAPYCSYVIQPKVEKFKKVFKDKLKKE
- a CDS encoding RNA polymerase sigma factor; the protein is MDQPGVNIHHDLIERCKAGDSVAQHSLYKLYAKAMYNVGYRITRSEEEAEDVLQEAFINAFRNLDSYRGDATFGAWLKRIVVNKAINALNKKKHEAIPDDEKWDVAEEEPPADYGNELTVDRVKRGIEQLPDGYRSVLSLYLLEGYDHQEIAEIMGITESTSKSQLNRAKSKLRQLLTQVHLR
- a CDS encoding CCA tRNA nucleotidyltransferase, whose protein sequence is MNLATSLDHPVFRRIGAVADRLGLDTYVVGGYVRDLILKRPSKDIDFVCIGSGIALAQEVAKALGPDVHVAIYKNFGTAQIRFDNMDLEFVGARKESYRAESRKPIVEDGTLDDDQKRRDFTMNALAISLNQRNFGELIDPFGGQEDMRKKSIRTPLDPEVTFSDDPLRMMRAVRFASQLNYDIEADTFQALTTQAARLKIVSQERITDELNKIILSPIPSYGFKLLFHSGLLNQFFPELVALHGVEYVGNRAHKDNFFHTLQVLDNVAKESSDLWLRWAAILHDIAKPATKRYDKDHGWTFHGHEDRGARMTPGIFKRLKLPMNEHMLFVQNLVRLHLRPIPLAKEVTDSAIRRLLFDAGNDIDALMTLCRADITSKNMEKVGRFLKNFDLVEQKIAEVEQKDNIRNFQPPVTGDMIMAMYNLPPGRIIGDIKEQIKEAILEGEIRNDKEEALALLHRIAAEKGLVRNADPLPNPE
- a CDS encoding LamG domain-containing protein, producing MKFRDLSGGLLLVLIFAIVLESCKDDAPDPVVPVVVNFQSKSVSVNESKVDGEVVTLALQGPATRDQNVKVSISDHTTSYGDDYVTEPVAVGGMITLHVAKGATNASFKIVPKVNSAFDGDKDVTFFLTGTDSVSVVGNAESRATIVDDDLVFFLPMLASIADNSHFSNQILEGSGSFVPGTTGKPATAYHLNGYSDRIIVKNASALDKIEKITLAAWVKPESFYGNGNNGILEKPYQTHSGPTYQYKLGLTGDEYPNTTATFNFALSLNLQYKVVVSPATWVTGQWYFVVATYDGAAMSLYVNGELSISQPATGVINQFGQNLVIGETYNISSYTPGNFGEMRIYNRALSAAEIKDLYQR